One genomic region from Leptospira tipperaryensis encodes:
- a CDS encoding ComEC/Rec2 family competence protein codes for MGKHIRNWQPCSSFSKFSFGTLIGICIQLIFPETSLLWIGILLSVFSGSLFFRKRFQISEYIIFGIFFLLLATTLCPERFQRETGNQTFSFSRKNLFGKTETFFQDRFRERILQHLGEANLEKNTNRIALGLIFGEAKQLSKDFKQKAKEGGILHLFAASGLHLGILMGVQFRLLNFFPILGYAAPRIVPLLTGFLYLSALGYPVSLTRAWIFAGILLVQGLFFRKLRPVDLLLCSAWILWIWDPPRFYSVSFCLSFGAVTGIFFFSYPIQVSLGFLSNENSILSFFKENLTVSFSAGLGTMPVLLFSFGAFSFGSILLNLLVVPLAGILLPILYLSLILHETGIRFLLESSWSVTEFLIQILFYLSNTLSKPLGFYKEMGDALWLGIAGWVILSFSVIFFAVFIEKNFLRNKESKDPFHNIQNKEYNYNPARRMFSKKSYSYFCILFFLGIFGIHFFLYKAPGQFPQQNRIVNNRFFFLLRNGDSLFFSGKCKYANKKIANAFRTSKRLYCDSLEGQFLKKIHVDDESCLTWAFLCAQESPKTELLYSGRDADLWNLVSRVSLKKSNPIREIPLPGDSKILFFHTKKDSLSQLAQKTKSGEGWILLETPFGSKDRAEVWNRNRKLLGLSESWMFLEKDELQRIPLSKSF; via the coding sequence ATGGGAAAACACATTCGCAACTGGCAGCCTTGTTCTTCTTTTTCTAAATTCTCCTTTGGAACCTTGATCGGGATTTGTATCCAGCTGATCTTCCCGGAAACTTCCTTGTTATGGATCGGAATTCTCCTCTCCGTCTTTTCGGGAAGCCTTTTCTTTAGAAAACGATTTCAAATTTCAGAATATATTATTTTTGGAATATTCTTTCTTCTTTTGGCGACAACTCTTTGTCCAGAACGTTTTCAAAGAGAAACGGGGAATCAGACATTCTCCTTTTCCAGAAAAAATCTTTTTGGAAAAACGGAAACCTTCTTTCAAGATCGATTTCGAGAAAGAATTTTACAACACCTCGGAGAAGCGAATCTGGAAAAGAATACAAATCGGATCGCATTAGGACTCATTTTCGGAGAGGCAAAACAACTCTCAAAGGACTTTAAACAAAAAGCAAAAGAAGGAGGAATCTTACATCTTTTCGCGGCCTCCGGTCTTCATTTAGGAATTCTTATGGGGGTTCAATTTCGACTTCTCAATTTCTTTCCGATTCTTGGATATGCAGCGCCGAGAATTGTTCCACTCCTCACCGGCTTTCTCTATCTATCAGCTTTGGGTTATCCGGTTTCTCTCACGAGAGCTTGGATCTTTGCGGGAATACTTTTGGTCCAAGGGCTTTTCTTTCGAAAACTTCGCCCGGTTGATCTCCTCCTCTGTTCCGCGTGGATTCTCTGGATCTGGGATCCTCCTCGTTTCTACTCGGTATCTTTTTGCCTTTCTTTCGGAGCCGTGACCGGAATTTTTTTCTTTTCCTATCCGATCCAAGTTTCGCTCGGCTTTCTTTCTAATGAGAATTCGATTCTTTCCTTTTTCAAAGAAAACCTAACCGTTTCTTTTTCCGCCGGCTTGGGAACCATGCCCGTTCTTCTTTTTTCTTTCGGCGCATTCAGTTTTGGATCGATTCTTCTCAACCTCCTTGTCGTTCCGTTAGCCGGAATATTACTTCCGATTCTTTATCTTTCTCTGATCCTTCACGAGACAGGAATTCGTTTTCTTTTGGAATCCTCTTGGTCCGTAACTGAATTCTTAATCCAAATTCTTTTTTATCTTTCCAATACTCTTTCCAAACCTCTCGGATTTTATAAAGAAATGGGAGACGCTCTCTGGCTCGGAATCGCTGGCTGGGTCATCCTTTCTTTCTCCGTAATTTTCTTTGCGGTCTTTATCGAAAAAAACTTTCTTAGAAACAAAGAATCTAAGGATCCATTTCATAATATTCAAAATAAAGAATATAATTATAATCCGGCAAGACGAATGTTCTCAAAAAAATCCTATTCTTATTTTTGTATCCTTTTCTTCTTAGGAATTTTTGGAATCCACTTTTTTCTCTACAAGGCGCCGGGTCAATTTCCTCAACAGAATAGGATCGTAAACAACCGATTCTTTTTTCTTCTTAGAAACGGAGATTCCCTCTTCTTCTCCGGAAAATGTAAGTATGCGAACAAAAAGATCGCGAATGCGTTTCGAACTTCAAAACGTCTTTACTGTGATTCTTTGGAAGGACAATTCTTAAAAAAAATCCACGTTGACGACGAGTCTTGTCTAACTTGGGCTTTTCTCTGCGCTCAAGAATCTCCAAAAACGGAATTACTTTACTCCGGTCGAGACGCCGATCTTTGGAATCTTGTTAGCCGCGTTTCACTAAAAAAATCGAATCCGATCCGTGAGATTCCGCTTCCGGGCGATTCTAAGATTCTTTTCTTCCATACAAAAAAAGATTCTCTGTCTCAGCTTGCTCAAAAGACAAAATCGGGCGAGGGTTGGATTCTTCTG